One Diceros bicornis minor isolate mBicDic1 chromosome 11, mDicBic1.mat.cur, whole genome shotgun sequence genomic region harbors:
- the CEP44 gene encoding centrosomal protein of 44 kDa isoform X1 — protein sequence MMATGDLKRSLRNLEQVLRSLNYPEEVDCVGLIKGDTAASLPIISYSLTSYSPYVAELLMESNIELIAKNDLRFIDTVYKLLRDQFNYKPILTKKQFIQCGFAEWKIQIICDILNCVMKKHKELSSLEKTPSQQRKKINSIKSEPSSSSEKTSTDPVGIDITGRFLTSGKKKAVVIRHLYDEDSVNIPENALSTVTDVNEAFDVCDLKATEMKIPEVKVPEIKSDQQDIKVNPEITALQTQLAECQEKLKKLTWIESRLDSLEEKMKGKVMVNEKAWTNLLSRVTLLETEMLLSKKNDEYIDFNEMNEDYASSSDMDILNPDRKSKEDRQASIPLSSGYSTVSSDSTPRTSTVNYSGLKDISEETTIQKMERMKKMFEETAELLKCPNH from the exons ATGATGGCAACAGGTGACTTAAAAAGAAGCTTACGGAACCTAGAACAGGTGCTTCGCTCGTTAAATTATCCTGAAGAGGTGGATTGTGTAGG TTTGATAAAAGGAGATACAGCAGCATCTTTGCCCATCATCAGCTATTCCCTTACCTCATATTCACCTTATGTAGCTGAACTTCTGATGGAATCCAATATAGAGCTCATAGCAAAGAATGACTTGCGCTTTATAGATACTGTCTATAAG CTTCTTCGTGATCAGTTTAACTATAAACCAATCTTGACGAAAAAGCAGTTTATCCAATGTGGATTTGCAGAATGGAAAATCCAAATTATTTGTGATATTTTGAATTGCGTGATGAAAAAGCATAAGGAGTTGAGTAGTCTTGAGAAG acTCCatcacaacaaagaaaaaaaatcaattctattaAATCAGAACCTTCTTCAAGCAGTGAGAAGACATCTACAGATCCTGTTGGTATTGACATCACTGGAAGGTTTTTGACTTCAGGAAag AAGAAAGCTGTGGTGATCCGTCACCTGTATGATGAAGATAGTGTTAACATACCTGAAAATGCGTTAAGTACAGTCACAGATGTTAATGAAGCATTTGATGTGTGCGACTTAAAGGCTACTGAAATGAAGATTCCTGAAGTAAAGGTCCCTGAAATCAAGTCTGATCAACAA GACATAAAAGTTAATCCTGAGATTACTGCACTACAGACTCAGCTTGCTGAATGCCAAGAAAAGCTTAAGAAACTGACTTGGATAGAGAGTAGATTAGactctttggaagaaaaaatgaaaggaaaagtgaTGGTAAATGAAAAAGCCTGGACCAATCTTCTAAGTCGTGTCACTCTTCTTGAAACAGAAATGCTTTTGTCTAAAAAG AATGATGAATATATAGATTTtaatgaaatgaatgaagactATGCTTCTAGTAGTGACATGGATATTCTGAATCCTG ATAGAAAAAGCAAAGAGGATAGGCAAGCAAGCATCCCTTTGTCCTCTGGTTATAGTACAGTATCATCGGATTCAACTCCCAGAACCTCAACTGTTAACTACTCTGGTTTGAAAGACATTTCAGAG gaAACAACAATCCAGAAAatggaaaggatgaaaaaaat GTTTGAAGAAACTGCAGAGTTACTGAAATGTCCAAATCACTAA
- the CEP44 gene encoding centrosomal protein of 44 kDa isoform X2 — protein MMATGDLKRSLRNLEQVLRSLNYPEEVDCVGLIKGDTAASLPIISYSLTSYSPYVAELLMESNIELIAKNDLRFIDTVYKLLRDQFNYKPILTKKQFIQCGFAEWKIQIICDILNCVMKKHKELSSLEKTPSQQRKKINSIKSEPSSSSEKTSTDPVGIDITGRFLTSGKKKAVVIRHLYDEDSVNIPENALSTVTDVNEAFDVCDLKATEMKIPEVKDIKVNPEITALQTQLAECQEKLKKLTWIESRLDSLEEKMKGKVMVNEKAWTNLLSRVTLLETEMLLSKKNDEYIDFNEMNEDYASSSDMDILNPDRKSKEDRQASIPLSSGYSTVSSDSTPRTSTVNYSGLKDISEETTIQKMERMKKMFEETAELLKCPNH, from the exons ATGATGGCAACAGGTGACTTAAAAAGAAGCTTACGGAACCTAGAACAGGTGCTTCGCTCGTTAAATTATCCTGAAGAGGTGGATTGTGTAGG TTTGATAAAAGGAGATACAGCAGCATCTTTGCCCATCATCAGCTATTCCCTTACCTCATATTCACCTTATGTAGCTGAACTTCTGATGGAATCCAATATAGAGCTCATAGCAAAGAATGACTTGCGCTTTATAGATACTGTCTATAAG CTTCTTCGTGATCAGTTTAACTATAAACCAATCTTGACGAAAAAGCAGTTTATCCAATGTGGATTTGCAGAATGGAAAATCCAAATTATTTGTGATATTTTGAATTGCGTGATGAAAAAGCATAAGGAGTTGAGTAGTCTTGAGAAG acTCCatcacaacaaagaaaaaaaatcaattctattaAATCAGAACCTTCTTCAAGCAGTGAGAAGACATCTACAGATCCTGTTGGTATTGACATCACTGGAAGGTTTTTGACTTCAGGAAag AAGAAAGCTGTGGTGATCCGTCACCTGTATGATGAAGATAGTGTTAACATACCTGAAAATGCGTTAAGTACAGTCACAGATGTTAATGAAGCATTTGATGTGTGCGACTTAAAGGCTACTGAAATGAAGATTCCTGAAGTAAAG GACATAAAAGTTAATCCTGAGATTACTGCACTACAGACTCAGCTTGCTGAATGCCAAGAAAAGCTTAAGAAACTGACTTGGATAGAGAGTAGATTAGactctttggaagaaaaaatgaaaggaaaagtgaTGGTAAATGAAAAAGCCTGGACCAATCTTCTAAGTCGTGTCACTCTTCTTGAAACAGAAATGCTTTTGTCTAAAAAG AATGATGAATATATAGATTTtaatgaaatgaatgaagactATGCTTCTAGTAGTGACATGGATATTCTGAATCCTG ATAGAAAAAGCAAAGAGGATAGGCAAGCAAGCATCCCTTTGTCCTCTGGTTATAGTACAGTATCATCGGATTCAACTCCCAGAACCTCAACTGTTAACTACTCTGGTTTGAAAGACATTTCAGAG gaAACAACAATCCAGAAAatggaaaggatgaaaaaaat GTTTGAAGAAACTGCAGAGTTACTGAAATGTCCAAATCACTAA
- the CEP44 gene encoding centrosomal protein of 44 kDa isoform X3, giving the protein MMATGDLKRSLRNLEQVLRSLNYPEEVDCVGLIKGDTAASLPIISYSLTSYSPYVAELLMESNIELIAKNDLRFIDTVYKLLRDQFNYKPILTKKQFIQCGFAEWKIQIICDILNCVMKKHKELSSLEKTPSQQRKKINSIKSEPSSSSEKTSTDPVGIDITGRFLTSGKKKAVVIRHLYDEDSVNIPENALSTVTDVNEAFDVCDLKATEMKIPEVKVPEIKSDQQDIKVNPEITALQTQLAECQEKLKKLTWIESRLDSLEEKMKGKVMVNEKAWTNLLSRVTLLETEMLLSKKNDEYIDFNEMNEDYASSSDMDILNPDRKSKEDRQASIPLSSGYSTVSSDSTPRTSTVNYSGLKDISEV; this is encoded by the exons ATGATGGCAACAGGTGACTTAAAAAGAAGCTTACGGAACCTAGAACAGGTGCTTCGCTCGTTAAATTATCCTGAAGAGGTGGATTGTGTAGG TTTGATAAAAGGAGATACAGCAGCATCTTTGCCCATCATCAGCTATTCCCTTACCTCATATTCACCTTATGTAGCTGAACTTCTGATGGAATCCAATATAGAGCTCATAGCAAAGAATGACTTGCGCTTTATAGATACTGTCTATAAG CTTCTTCGTGATCAGTTTAACTATAAACCAATCTTGACGAAAAAGCAGTTTATCCAATGTGGATTTGCAGAATGGAAAATCCAAATTATTTGTGATATTTTGAATTGCGTGATGAAAAAGCATAAGGAGTTGAGTAGTCTTGAGAAG acTCCatcacaacaaagaaaaaaaatcaattctattaAATCAGAACCTTCTTCAAGCAGTGAGAAGACATCTACAGATCCTGTTGGTATTGACATCACTGGAAGGTTTTTGACTTCAGGAAag AAGAAAGCTGTGGTGATCCGTCACCTGTATGATGAAGATAGTGTTAACATACCTGAAAATGCGTTAAGTACAGTCACAGATGTTAATGAAGCATTTGATGTGTGCGACTTAAAGGCTACTGAAATGAAGATTCCTGAAGTAAAGGTCCCTGAAATCAAGTCTGATCAACAA GACATAAAAGTTAATCCTGAGATTACTGCACTACAGACTCAGCTTGCTGAATGCCAAGAAAAGCTTAAGAAACTGACTTGGATAGAGAGTAGATTAGactctttggaagaaaaaatgaaaggaaaagtgaTGGTAAATGAAAAAGCCTGGACCAATCTTCTAAGTCGTGTCACTCTTCTTGAAACAGAAATGCTTTTGTCTAAAAAG AATGATGAATATATAGATTTtaatgaaatgaatgaagactATGCTTCTAGTAGTGACATGGATATTCTGAATCCTG ATAGAAAAAGCAAAGAGGATAGGCAAGCAAGCATCCCTTTGTCCTCTGGTTATAGTACAGTATCATCGGATTCAACTCCCAGAACCTCAACTGTTAACTACTCTGGTTTGAAAGACATTTCAGAG GTTTGA